The following are encoded in a window of Spea bombifrons isolate aSpeBom1 chromosome 2, aSpeBom1.2.pri, whole genome shotgun sequence genomic DNA:
- the LOC128473420 gene encoding ubiquinol-cytochrome-c reductase complex assembly factor 3-like, whose product METVRRVIISTLTIGAFGGVGAVLWLLVAPNEQRRLEMRKNFPEANPAVMAEVRKRNELVLQAIKEAAETNDNVSRKPPWGS is encoded by the exons ATGGAGACGGTTCGAAGGGTCATTATCTCCACGCTTACTATCGGTGCTTTCGGAGGGGTCGGGGCAGTGCTCTGGCTTCTAGTAGCTCCGAATGAACAGCGTAGGTTAGAAATGCGCAAG AATTTTCCTGAAGCAAATCCAGCTGTCATGGCTGAGGTGCGGAAACGAAATGAGTTGGTtcttcaagctattaaagaaGCGGCTGAAACAAATGACAATGTCTCAAGGAAACCGCCATGGGGTTCATAA
- the ANKRD52 gene encoding serine/threonine-protein phosphatase 6 regulatory ankyrin repeat subunit C isoform X1: MGILNITDQHPLVQAIFNRNIEEVKLLLSHKENVNVLDQERRSPLHAAAFLGDTQTIELLIQSGANVNAKDSAWLTPVHRAVAARNERAVSLLVKHSADVNARDKYWQTPLHIAAANRANKCAETLIPLVKNVNIADRTGRTALHHAVLSGNLEMVVMLLNKRAHHGICDKKERQPIMYASFLGHLEITKLLISRGADAMSKDKKGYTPLHAAACSGQVDVLKYLLKLGVEIDEPNAFGNTAMHIACYMGQDSVANELVNYGSNVNQPNEKGFTPLHFAAVSTNGALCLELLVNNGADVNFQSKDGKSPLHMAAIHGRFTRSQILIQNGGEIDCVDKYGNTPLHVAARYGHELLISTLMTNGADTARRGVHGMFPLHLAVLFGFSDCCRKLLSSGQLYSIVSSLSNEHVLSAGFDINTPDNLGRTCLHAAASGGNVECLNLLSSSGADLKRRDKFGRTPLHYAAANGSYQCIVNLVKAGASINEADYRGCTPLHYAAASDTYRRVDTHSGTSQEHEEELLKASQQKESFFCLEFLLDNNADPSLRDKQGYAAVHYAAAFGNRQNLELLLEMSFNCLEDVESTVPVSPLHLAAYNGHCDALKTLAETLVNLDVRDHKGRTALYLATERGFTDCVEVLMSHGASPVIKDRKRKWTPLHVAAASGNTDALHLLIDCSERLDITDVVDAHGQTPLMLAVMNGHVDCAHLLLEKGATVDVGDKKGRTTLHRASVTGCEDCVGALLDHDAFVLCRDFKGRTPIHFASACGHATLVHVFLQAALSTDPLDAVVDYSGYTPMHWAAYNGHEDCLELLLEHNPFAYLEGNPFTPLHCAVINSQDGTAEMLVEALGAKIVNSRDAKGRTPLHAASFADNMNGLQLLLRYQAEVDAIDQSGRTPLMMAAENGKTASVEFLLYRMKADLTLMDINKNTALHLACSKGHEKCALLLLGETRDLGLINATNSMLQMPLHIAAHNGLASVVQALLTRGATVLAVDEEAGHTPALACAPNKDVADCLALILSTMKPFPPKDAILPFSFNLLKNCGIAAKTALPNGGSCPYTKDRHSSIAMDGCYTE; encoded by the exons ATGGGAATCCTTAATATCACTGACCAG CATCCACTGGTCCAAGCAATATTCAATCGGAACATAGAAGAAGTGAAATTATTGTTGAGTCACAAGGAAAATGTCAATGTTTTG GACCAAGAGAGACGTTCTCCATTGCATGCTGCTGCCTTCTTAGGAGACACCCAAACTATTGAACTATTAATACAGTCAG GTGCTAATGTTAATGCAAAGGATTCGGCTTGGCTTACTCCTGTGCACCGGGCTGTTGCTGCACGCAACGAG AGGGCAGTCTCTTTGCTTGTGAAGCACTCTGCTGATGTCAACGCACGGGACAAATACTGGCAAACTCCACTACATATTGCTGCTGCTAATCGAGCAAATAAATGTGCAGAGACGTTGATACCGCTGGTCAAGAATGTCAACATAGCTGATCGGACAGGACGCACTGCCCTTCATCATGCTGTGCTCAGTGGAAACTTAGAG ATGGTGGTAATGCTTTTAAACAAGAGGGCCCATCATGGTATATGTGATAAGAAGGAACGGCAGCCTATTATGTATGCATCTTTCCTGG GTCACCTGGAAATTACTAAACTGCTGATCTCTCGGGGAGCCGATGCAATGTCAAAGGACAAGAAAGGTTATACTCCGCTTCATGCAGCTGCTTGTAGTGGCCAGGTGGATGTTTTGAAGTATTTGCTGAAATTGGGCGTGGAG ATTGATGAGCCCAACGCCTTTGGGAACACTGCCATGCACATTGCCTGTTACATGGGTCAAGATTCTGTAGCCAATGAACTTGTCAATTATGGCTCCAATGTCAACCAGCCTAACGAGAAAGGCTTCACCCCTCTGCACTTTGCTGCTGTTTCCACTAACGGGGCTCTGTGCCTGGAACTTCTTGTTAACAACGGGGCAGATGTCAATTTTCAG AGTAAAGATGGGAAGAGCCCACTGCACATGGCTGCCATCCACGGAAGGTTTACACGCTCTCAGATTCTAATACAGAACG gtgGTGAAATTGACTGTGTTGATAAATATGGCAATACTCCTTTGCATGTCGCTGCTAGATACGGGCATGAGCTGCTAATTAGTACGTTGATGACAAATGGTGCTGACACTGCAAG GCGTGGTGTGCACGGCATGTTTCCCCTTCACTTAGCTGTTCTCTTTGGGTTCTCCGACTGTTGCCGTAAACTACTTTCCTCAG GTCAGCTGTACAGCATAGTGTCGTCATTGAGCAATGAACATGTGCTGTCTGCCGGCTTTGATATTAACACACCTGACAACCTTGGGAGGACCTGCCTCCATGCTGCTGCTTCGGGAGG AAATGTAGAATGTCTTAATTTGCTGTCTAGCAGTGGTGCTGATTTGAAGAGACGGGATAAATTTGGAAG gaCTCCACTGCATTATGCTGCTGCTAATGGCAGCTACCAGTGCATAGTGAATCTGGTTAAGGCTGGAGCCAGTATTAATGAGGCAGATTACAGAGGCTGCACCCCCTTACACTATGCTGCTGCTTCAGATACCTACAGGAG GGTGGACACGCACTCTGGGACGAGCCAAGAGCATGAGGAAGAACTGCTTAAAGCCTCGCAACAGAAGGAGTCTTTCTT CTGCCTAGAATTCTTGTTGGATAACAATGCCGATCCCTCACTTCGTGACAAACAAGGATACGCTGCTGTGCATTATGCAGCAGCCTTTGGCAACAGACAGAACTTGGAACTG CTTCTGGAAATGTCATTTAACTGTCTGGAGGATGTGGAAAGCACTGTACCGGTTAGCCCTTTGCACTTAGCT GCCTACAATGGTCACTGCGATGCTCTGAAGACTCTGGCAGAGACTCTGGTGAACCTGGATGTGCGAGACCACAAGGGCCGCACTGCTCTTTACCTTGCAACAGAAAGGGGATTCACAGACTGTGTGGAAGTTCTAATGAGCCATGGGGCCTCTCCTGTAATCAAAGACCGTAAGAGAAAGTGGACCCCACTGCATGTAGCAG CTGCCTCTGGAAACACAGATGCCCTACATCTGCTGATTGACTGCAGTGAGAGACTGGATATTACCGATGTTGTGGATGCTCATGGGCA aacTCCACTTATGCTTGCAGTGATGAATGGCCATGTTGACTGTGCTCACCTGCTGCTGGAAAAAGGAGCCACAGTTGATGTTGGAGACAAGAAAGGAAGAACCACCCTTCACAGAGCG TCGGTGACCGGCTGTGAGGACTGTGTGGGGGCCCTGCTGGACCATGATGCCTTTGTGCTGTGTCGGGATTTCAAGGGACGCACACCTATTCACTTTGCTTCAGCCTGTGGCCATGCTACGCTTGTGCACGTATTTCTGCAGGCCGCACTCTCTACAGACCCACTGGATGCAGTGGTGGATTACAGTGGGTACACTCCCATGCACTGGGCTGCTTACAATG GGCACGAAGATTGTTTGGAACTGTTACTTGAACACAATCCATTTGCATACCTCGAAGGAAACCCTTttacccctttgcactgtgcagT AATTAACAGCCAAGATGGTACGGCTGAAATGTTGGTTGAAGCTTTGGGTGCCAAGATTGTGAACAGCAGAGATGCTAAAGGGAG AACTCCTCTTCATGCTGCATCCTTTGCTGATAACATGAACGGTTTACAACTACTCCTGCGCTACCAGGCTGAGGTGGATGCCATTGACCAGTCTGGTCGGACACCTCTGATGATGGCAGCAGAAAATGGGAAGACTGCATCGGTTG AGTTTCTGCTGTATCGTATGAAGGCGGATTTAACACTTATGGACATCAACAAGAACACTGCTCTTCACCTAGCCTGCAGCAAG GGACATGAGAAGTGTGCCTTGTTGCTATTAGGGGAGACCCGGGACCTTGGCCTTATCAATGCAACAAACAGCATGCTGCAGAT GCCGCTCCATATTGCTGCCCATAATGGACTAGCATCGGTCGTCCAAGCTTTGCTCACAAGAGGAGCTACTGTGTTAGCTGTGGATGAAGAAG CAGGTCACACCCCAGCCTTGGCCTGTGCTCCGAACAAGGATGTAGCGGATTGCTTGGCACTTATCCTATCCACCATGAAGCCTTTCCCACCAAAAGACGCCATCCTACCCTTCAGCTTCAACCTCCTGAAGAACTGCGGCATTGCTGCTAAAACTGCCCTCCCCAATGGTGGCAGCTGCCCATACACTAAAGATCGGCATAGCTCAATTGCCATGGATGGCTGCTACACTGAGTAG
- the ANKRD52 gene encoding serine/threonine-protein phosphatase 6 regulatory ankyrin repeat subunit C isoform X2 — MGILNITDQHPLVQAIFNRNIEEVKLLLSHKENVNVLDQERRSPLHAAAFLGDTQTIELLIQSGANVNAKDSAWLTPVHRAVAARNERAVSLLVKHSADVNARDKYWQTPLHIAAANRANKCAETLIPLVKNVNIADRTGRTALHHAVLSGNLEMVVMLLNKRAHHGICDKKERQPIMYASFLGHLEITKLLISRGADAMSKDKKGYTPLHAAACSGQVDVLKYLLKLGVEIDEPNAFGNTAMHIACYMGQDSVANELVNYGSNVNQPNEKGFTPLHFAAVSTNGALCLELLVNNGADVNFQSKDGKSPLHMAAIHGRFTRSQILIQNGGEIDCVDKYGNTPLHVAARYGHELLISTLMTNGADTARRGVHGMFPLHLAVLFGFSDCCRKLLSSGQLYSIVSSLSNEHVLSAGFDINTPDNLGRTCLHAAASGGNVECLNLLSSSGADLKRRDKFGRTPLHYAAANGSYQCIVNLVKAGASINEADYRGCTPLHYAAASDTYRRVDTHSGTSQEHEEELLKASQQKESFFCLEFLLDNNADPSLRDKQGYAAVHYAAAFGNRQNLELLLEMSFNCLEDVESTVPVSPLHLAAYNGHCDALKTLAETLVNLDVRDHKGRTALYLATERGFTDCVEVLMSHGASPVIKDRKRKWTPLHVAAASGNTDALHLLIDCSERLDITDVVDAHGQTPLMLAVMNGHVDCAHLLLEKGATVDVGDKKGRTTLHRASVTGCEDCVGALLDHDAFVLCRDFKGRTPIHFASACGHATLVHVFLQAALSTDPLDAVVDYSGYTPMHWAAYNGHEDCLELLLEHNPFAYLEGNPFTPLHCAVINSQDGTAEMLVEALGAKIVNSRDAKGRTPLHAASFADNMNGLQLLLRYQAEVDAIDQSGRTPLMMAAENGKTASVEFLLYRMKADLTLMDINKNTALHLACSKGHEKCALLLLGETRDLGLINATNSMLQMPLHIAAHNGLASVVQALLTRGATVLAVDEEGHTPALACAPNKDVADCLALILSTMKPFPPKDAILPFSFNLLKNCGIAAKTALPNGGSCPYTKDRHSSIAMDGCYTE, encoded by the exons ATGGGAATCCTTAATATCACTGACCAG CATCCACTGGTCCAAGCAATATTCAATCGGAACATAGAAGAAGTGAAATTATTGTTGAGTCACAAGGAAAATGTCAATGTTTTG GACCAAGAGAGACGTTCTCCATTGCATGCTGCTGCCTTCTTAGGAGACACCCAAACTATTGAACTATTAATACAGTCAG GTGCTAATGTTAATGCAAAGGATTCGGCTTGGCTTACTCCTGTGCACCGGGCTGTTGCTGCACGCAACGAG AGGGCAGTCTCTTTGCTTGTGAAGCACTCTGCTGATGTCAACGCACGGGACAAATACTGGCAAACTCCACTACATATTGCTGCTGCTAATCGAGCAAATAAATGTGCAGAGACGTTGATACCGCTGGTCAAGAATGTCAACATAGCTGATCGGACAGGACGCACTGCCCTTCATCATGCTGTGCTCAGTGGAAACTTAGAG ATGGTGGTAATGCTTTTAAACAAGAGGGCCCATCATGGTATATGTGATAAGAAGGAACGGCAGCCTATTATGTATGCATCTTTCCTGG GTCACCTGGAAATTACTAAACTGCTGATCTCTCGGGGAGCCGATGCAATGTCAAAGGACAAGAAAGGTTATACTCCGCTTCATGCAGCTGCTTGTAGTGGCCAGGTGGATGTTTTGAAGTATTTGCTGAAATTGGGCGTGGAG ATTGATGAGCCCAACGCCTTTGGGAACACTGCCATGCACATTGCCTGTTACATGGGTCAAGATTCTGTAGCCAATGAACTTGTCAATTATGGCTCCAATGTCAACCAGCCTAACGAGAAAGGCTTCACCCCTCTGCACTTTGCTGCTGTTTCCACTAACGGGGCTCTGTGCCTGGAACTTCTTGTTAACAACGGGGCAGATGTCAATTTTCAG AGTAAAGATGGGAAGAGCCCACTGCACATGGCTGCCATCCACGGAAGGTTTACACGCTCTCAGATTCTAATACAGAACG gtgGTGAAATTGACTGTGTTGATAAATATGGCAATACTCCTTTGCATGTCGCTGCTAGATACGGGCATGAGCTGCTAATTAGTACGTTGATGACAAATGGTGCTGACACTGCAAG GCGTGGTGTGCACGGCATGTTTCCCCTTCACTTAGCTGTTCTCTTTGGGTTCTCCGACTGTTGCCGTAAACTACTTTCCTCAG GTCAGCTGTACAGCATAGTGTCGTCATTGAGCAATGAACATGTGCTGTCTGCCGGCTTTGATATTAACACACCTGACAACCTTGGGAGGACCTGCCTCCATGCTGCTGCTTCGGGAGG AAATGTAGAATGTCTTAATTTGCTGTCTAGCAGTGGTGCTGATTTGAAGAGACGGGATAAATTTGGAAG gaCTCCACTGCATTATGCTGCTGCTAATGGCAGCTACCAGTGCATAGTGAATCTGGTTAAGGCTGGAGCCAGTATTAATGAGGCAGATTACAGAGGCTGCACCCCCTTACACTATGCTGCTGCTTCAGATACCTACAGGAG GGTGGACACGCACTCTGGGACGAGCCAAGAGCATGAGGAAGAACTGCTTAAAGCCTCGCAACAGAAGGAGTCTTTCTT CTGCCTAGAATTCTTGTTGGATAACAATGCCGATCCCTCACTTCGTGACAAACAAGGATACGCTGCTGTGCATTATGCAGCAGCCTTTGGCAACAGACAGAACTTGGAACTG CTTCTGGAAATGTCATTTAACTGTCTGGAGGATGTGGAAAGCACTGTACCGGTTAGCCCTTTGCACTTAGCT GCCTACAATGGTCACTGCGATGCTCTGAAGACTCTGGCAGAGACTCTGGTGAACCTGGATGTGCGAGACCACAAGGGCCGCACTGCTCTTTACCTTGCAACAGAAAGGGGATTCACAGACTGTGTGGAAGTTCTAATGAGCCATGGGGCCTCTCCTGTAATCAAAGACCGTAAGAGAAAGTGGACCCCACTGCATGTAGCAG CTGCCTCTGGAAACACAGATGCCCTACATCTGCTGATTGACTGCAGTGAGAGACTGGATATTACCGATGTTGTGGATGCTCATGGGCA aacTCCACTTATGCTTGCAGTGATGAATGGCCATGTTGACTGTGCTCACCTGCTGCTGGAAAAAGGAGCCACAGTTGATGTTGGAGACAAGAAAGGAAGAACCACCCTTCACAGAGCG TCGGTGACCGGCTGTGAGGACTGTGTGGGGGCCCTGCTGGACCATGATGCCTTTGTGCTGTGTCGGGATTTCAAGGGACGCACACCTATTCACTTTGCTTCAGCCTGTGGCCATGCTACGCTTGTGCACGTATTTCTGCAGGCCGCACTCTCTACAGACCCACTGGATGCAGTGGTGGATTACAGTGGGTACACTCCCATGCACTGGGCTGCTTACAATG GGCACGAAGATTGTTTGGAACTGTTACTTGAACACAATCCATTTGCATACCTCGAAGGAAACCCTTttacccctttgcactgtgcagT AATTAACAGCCAAGATGGTACGGCTGAAATGTTGGTTGAAGCTTTGGGTGCCAAGATTGTGAACAGCAGAGATGCTAAAGGGAG AACTCCTCTTCATGCTGCATCCTTTGCTGATAACATGAACGGTTTACAACTACTCCTGCGCTACCAGGCTGAGGTGGATGCCATTGACCAGTCTGGTCGGACACCTCTGATGATGGCAGCAGAAAATGGGAAGACTGCATCGGTTG AGTTTCTGCTGTATCGTATGAAGGCGGATTTAACACTTATGGACATCAACAAGAACACTGCTCTTCACCTAGCCTGCAGCAAG GGACATGAGAAGTGTGCCTTGTTGCTATTAGGGGAGACCCGGGACCTTGGCCTTATCAATGCAACAAACAGCATGCTGCAGAT GCCGCTCCATATTGCTGCCCATAATGGACTAGCATCGGTCGTCCAAGCTTTGCTCACAAGAGGAGCTACTGTGTTAGCTGTGGATGAAGAAG GTCACACCCCAGCCTTGGCCTGTGCTCCGAACAAGGATGTAGCGGATTGCTTGGCACTTATCCTATCCACCATGAAGCCTTTCCCACCAAAAGACGCCATCCTACCCTTCAGCTTCAACCTCCTGAAGAACTGCGGCATTGCTGCTAAAACTGCCCTCCCCAATGGTGGCAGCTGCCCATACACTAAAGATCGGCATAGCTCAATTGCCATGGATGGCTGCTACACTGAGTAG